Below is a window of alpha proteobacterium U9-1i DNA.
CTTGGCGAGCGTATGATCGACAGCGAAGAACGTTCAGGCGCGCGCGTATCCGAAGCGATCAGCTCGATCATGCAGCGGCTGAACGAGGTGGAGGTAAACTCCGCCGATGCGATCGCCCCTGTGCAAAAGGCGGTGTCGAGCGTCGCCAGCAAGCTTGAGCAATTCAACAGCGCCCAGCCCGTGCGGCACGAGCCGGTCGGCGAGGACGTGGTGCCGACGCCGTCGCGCCGGTTCAGCGACTTCGACGCGTTCGGCGATGTTGTGGAAGAAGAAGACGATTATGTCTCGCCGATGGACGCGGCCCAGCCGGTTCGCGCCGGCCCAATCGCCCCGCCGCCACACGCACACGACGATGACGACATCTATTTCGCCGACGATCTCGAACTGACGAGCGAAACCAACGACGACGTCCTGCTCGACATCGACGCCCCTGTGACGAACACCGCGCCACCGCCCGCGAGCGGCGACGTGTTCGCCGCACCCGAGGACGATCTCACGTTCGAGGATGAATTCGTCGCGTCCGACGAGACGTCGATCCCGCCACCGCCTGCCGATGACGACCCATTCTGGTCGCCGGAAGCGGAAACAGGCGCGCTCGCGCCATTGGATATCGACGACGACAGCACTGCGATTCCGTTCGGCGAACCGCCAGTGCAAACGACCGCCGAAGCGGACGCGCAAATTGCGGCGGACGCGGAAGCCTCGCTCGCGCCTGCCCTGTTCGACGATGAGCCGGCGGCGGCGCCGTCGAAGAACGATTATCTCGCCAATGCGCGCAAGGCCGCACAAGCGCAATCTCAGCCGAAGGCCAAGACACCCGCCGAAATGGCGGCGACGCCGACCTACTCGCTGCGCGGCTCAAGCCGCATCGTGTTGTGGGGCGCAGCCAGCGCGATCGCGCTCTTGATTGCGGGCGGCGCTTGGTACGTGAACTCGCAACGTCAAGAAGCGCCAGAACCTGCGCCGGAGCCCACCTCCCCGCCCGTCGCGCGAACCAGCGAAACGCCGGCCTTCGACCCGAACCAGCCGTTCGGCACACCAGTCGAGGGCGCGGAAGCTGGCGGCGCGGAGGCCGCTGTGGTTGAAGAACCCGCGACCGCCGGGCCGATCGCCGCAACATCGGCGCCGGTGCAGCAACAAGCGGTCGTCGCCGGGCCACTGGCCCCGCGCAATGTCTCGCTGGAGCAGGCCGCTCAATCGGGCGACATGGTCGCGCAATATGAGTTGGGCCTGCAGCGTATCGCAGCCGGGCGAGGCGCGGATGGCGTGCCGCTCTTGCGCCGGGCCGCTGATCGCGGTTTGGCGATGGCGCAGTACCGTCTGGCCAAGCTCTACGAGCGCGGCGAAGGCGTTCCGGCCGATCTCGCGCTCGCGCGCCAATGGACCGAACGCGCGGCCGCCGCTGGCAATCGCCGGGCGATGCACGATCTCGGCGTCTATTTCGCGCGTGGCGAAGGCGCGGCGCTCGACGAGGCGGCGGCGTTCCGCTGGTTCCGCCAGGCGGCGGAATTGGGCGTTGCCGACAGTCAGTACAATCTGGGCGTCCTCTACCAGCAAGGGCGCGGTGTGAATGCGTCGGCCTCGGAAGCGATGTTCTGGTTCCTGGTCGCGGCGCGTCAGGGTGACGAAGATGCGGCGGCGCGCGCCGCCACTTTGGAGCCAACGCTGCAGCCTATTCAGGTGGAGCAAGCGCGCGCACGGGCGGCGTCGTTCCGGCCACGCGCGGCCAGCGGCATCGCCAATGGTGAATTCGGCCCACGCGCCTGGAACGCCCGCCAAGGGACGTAGATCGCTAGCGACGTAGGCCCTCTAAAGTCCCTGCTCGCGATGTGATTGAAACCACGCGCGGAAGCGTTGCCCTTCTGGGTTTAGGCGCCCATAAGGGCACTCGAAAAAGGCGCGGGCCTCTCCAACCAGAGCGGACGACTTGATCTATTTGCCGATCGCCGAAATGCCGGTGAACGTGCTGCTTGTCCTATTGGTCAGCGGCGCGGTCGGGTTTGTGTCGGGTTTGGTGGGCGTGGGCGGCGGCTTCATCATGACGCCGTCACTGATTTTCCTCGGCGTGCCGGCGCCGGTGGCGGTCGCAACGGGCGCCAGCCAGATCGCCGCGACCTCGTTTTCTGGAATCATGACGCAGACGCGCCGCAAAGCGGTCGATTGGCGGATGGGCATTCTGCTGTCCGTCGGCGGCGTGATGGGCAGCATTTTCGGCGTGTCGCTGTTCGAGCAATTGCTGGCGATGGGTCAGCTCGATCTGATGGTGTCGCTGCTCTACGTGGTGTTTCTCGCCATCATCGGCTCGCTGATGCTGGCGGAAGGCTTGGCGATCATGCGCGGCAAGCCGCTGCCTTCGATCCCGCTTTTGAAGCGCCCGGTACGCGGCATCGCCCATACGCTCCCCTTCCGCGTGCGCTTCCCGCGCTCAGGCCTCTACATCAGCATCATCCCGCCTATCGTGATCGGCTTTTTCATCGGCGCGCTGGCGGCGATCATGGGCGTGGGCGGTGGTTTCGCGCTGATCCCGGCGATGATCTATCTGCTCCGCATGCCGACGAACGTCGTTATCGGAACGTCGCTGTTTCAGGTGCTGATTGTGACAGCGCTGATCGTCGTGCTGCAGTCGGCGGCGACACAGACGGTGGATTTATTGCTGGCGGCGCTGCTGATGCTTGGCGGCGTGATCGGCGCGCAGTTCGGTGCGCGCATGGGCGCGGGCCTCAAGGGCGAACACATACGCGCGCTGCTCGGCGCGCTATTGCTGGCGTGCAGCTTGAAGTTCCTGTTCGACCTGATCGTCACGCCGGACGAGCTTTACACGTTGGGCTCGCGATGATCGCCCGCGCGCTCGCCGCCCTCGCTTTCGCGTTTTGCGTAAGCGCCAGCGCGCTCGCGCAAGCGCCTCAGCCGGAAACCACGTCTGGTGGGGATTTGCCGGCAGCGGTGGCGGAAGAGCAGATCACGGTGAGCTCCGATTATCGCGGCTCGCTGATCACCGTGTTCGGCGTGAATCCGGACCGGCGCGGGCGCGGCGATGTCGTGGTTGTGGTGCGCGGACCGGACCAGCCGGCGAGCGTCATGCGCAAGCGGCGGTTCCTGGGGCTTTGGGTGAATGGCGAACCCGTGCGCTTCAGCGAAGCGCCGTCGTTCTTCGCGGTGATGAGCAATCGCCCGCTTAGGCAAATCGCCAGCCCGCAAGCGATCTGGTCGCTGGAACTGGATCCCGCGGCTTCCGCGCAGCTGTCGAGTGCGGTGCCGCCTGGCGCAGATCCTTCGGCCTATCGCGCAGCGCTGGTTCGATTGCGACGTGCGCAAGGGCTCTACCAGGAACTCGGGCGCGAGGGCTTGCGGATGTATCAAGGCGGCCTCTTCCGGGCGGTGGTGCGGCTTCCGGCGAATGCGCCCATCGCCGAGTATCACGCCGACACCTACCTCTTTCGCGACGGGCGATTGATCTCCTCGCAACGCGTGCCGATCCGCATCGCGCGCGTGGGCTTCGAACGCACGATCCATGATCTCGCGACCAATTCATCGGTGCTCTACGGCTTGTTGACGGTGCTGCTGGCGCTGGCGGCGGGCGCGCTCGCGGCTTATCTCTTCCGCAGACAGTGAAACCGCCGCCGCCACCCTTCCTCCCGCGCGCCGCATTGCGGCTCGGTTTTCTCGGGCTCGCGCCGCTTCTGATTTCTGGGCTTGTGTCACTCTCAGCGCACGAAGGCACCGCGCACCTGGGCGCGGTGAGCTTTGTGATCTACGCGGCGGTTCTGCTCTCCTTTCTCGGCGGCGTGCGCTGCGGCATCGAGATCGCGCGCGCCCCCGAGGAACCAAATGCGCGGCGATTGTTGTTGAGCGCACTGCCCGCCTTGAGCGGCTGGGCCTTTGCGCTCTCAATGGTGGTGTTTCCGGTGCTGCTGGGCGCATCCTCCATTTTTGCTGGGCTGTTTGCCGCGCAATACGTGTGGGACCAACGCAGCGCCGATGCCGGCGCGCCAGCTTGGTACCCGTTGTTGCGGCAGGTGCTGACCGGCGGCGTGATGATCGCATGCCTGCTCGTACCGCTCGCGAGCGCGTTGCGGCGGTTTTAGGCGTCCGGCAACAGGCGCGCGTACGGCGCGGGCAGCACGCGATCCTTGCCGAGCACCAATGCGGTGACGCCGTCAGGGAAGATCGGCGCGAAGGCGTCGTCGCAGACATTGAGGCCACCCGTGTAGGCGCCAAACGCGGGCATCACCAAACATTGGCCGTCGGTGGCGAAACAACGGCGGCGGACGCTGCGGCCGCGCCCGGCGACTTTCGCGCATGGATGCAAATGCCCGGCGATCTCGCCCGGCGCACCGGTGGGTTCATGCCGCAGCACCAGCGGGCCGATGTGCAGCACGTCGCGCACGGCGCCGCCTAGAATTTCCGGCGCGCGGCCATCGTGATTGCCTTCGACCCAGACCCAATCGGTACAGGAGATCAACTCCTGCAACAATTTCCGCTCGGTTTCCGCCATGCGCGCGGGGCCGCCGCCATCGTGAAAGCTATCGCCAAGCGAGACGACGATATCGGGCTGATGCTCGGCGACGAGACGGGCGACGCGCGCCAAGGTCGCGCGTGTGTCGTAAGGCGGCAGCATCTGGCCGCGCATCGCGAACGCTGAGCCTTTCTCGAAGTGCAAATCCGACACCACGAGCGCGCGCGCAGCTTCAAGCCACAACGCACCGTCGGGCAACGCGCACACCATCGTGCCAGCGATGCGCACCTCGACGCATTTTTCGACGATCGCCACCGGCGCCATGGGCGCGCTTACGCGGGGGCGCGGCGTGCGTGGTGCGGGGCGTGCGAGCATAGGCATCGTTCCGGAGCTTACACGAGATTCGCGCAAGCTTCGCTACGGCGTGACAATCGGGAAATTTATGTCCGGGGTTTCAAACAGTTCGCCCATCCCCTCAAGAGACCTACGGTTACCGGTGATGCGCACGTTTCCGCTGAGCACGGCGCGCGCCATGGTTTGCGTGGCCATGGCTTGAAGAAACACCGGGCGTGCGGCTGTGATGGTTGGCGCGCCCGAAATCGTCACGCCGCTTTCATGCACCAGCACGCCGTTTGCGATGGTCACCGCGAAACGCTCGTCGCGCTCGGGAAACACCAGATTGAAGGCGATGCGGCGCGCACCTAGGCGCTCTGGGATCAGGCGAATGGAAAGCAGATCGAGCACCTGCGCGGTAGGCGTCGCGGCGACGAGATCGAGGCTCTGGGTTGTGGCGTCGCGCTGAAATACGCCGCGTTCCAATTCCTGCGCGGCCGAGAGGTACATATTGCGCCAGATCGCGCTTTCGGCCTGGTAGGCCATCTGACGATGCGTGCGCGCGAGCAAAGTGCGGGCTTCGGCATTATCGGGCGCGGCAAAGACGAGCTTGTCCAAAACCTCTGCCGCCCAGCGATAATCGCCCGCATCGAACGCGCGCTGCCCTTCCGCTAAAACGTTCGCCGCCCCGCCCATCGCGCGCACGAAACGTTGCGCGCTTTCTTCAGGCGGCAGCATGTTGAGATGCGCGGGGTTGCCATCGTACCAACCCATGTAGCGCTGATACACGGCTTGGGAATTGTGCATCATCGTTCCGTAATAGCCGCGATTGAACCAACGGCTGGCGAGGGGCTCTGGCAAGCGCACACGCTCGGCGATCTCACGGCCTGTGTAGCCGGCGTTCATCAGCCGCACGCTTTGGTCGTGCAGGTACTTGTACGCGTCGCGATGGCTGGCGATGAAATCCGCCACGCGTTCGCGGCCGAAGCGTGGCCAGCCGTGGCTTGTCACCATCGTATCGGTACGATCGCCGTAGAGGCGCAGTGATTGGGTGAGATAGTCGGCCCATGCTTTGGCGTCGCGTACCAAAGCGCCGCGCGGCGTCAGCACGTTGTGCATTGACACGTTGGCGTTCTCCGCGAGGCAGAGGATGCCGAGATCGGGTAGGAAGAAGTTCATCTCCGCCGGCGCTTCGGTGTTTGGCGTGAGCTGAAAGTCGAAGCGGACGCCGGCGAGCGTCAGCGTCTCGCCGGTATGGGTGATCGAGTGCGTGGGCGGGATGAGCGTCACCTGCCCGGCCGATATAGCAAGGCCGATGCCGGAGGTGACCTGGCCCTCAACGGTGCGCGGCAAGGTCGCGCCGAATTGGTAGATCGCGCGCCGGCTCATGGCGTTGCCGGCGATCACATTCTCGCTGACCGAATGATCCATGAACTCTTCAGGCGCGATGATCTGCACGCGGCCCGCCGTGACGTCGGCCTGATTGACCACGCCGCGCACGCCGCCGAAATGATCGGCATGGCTGTGGGTGTAGATCACCGCGCGCACGGGCAGATCACCAATCGTGCGTCGCGCGAGCGCGAGCGCGGCGGCGGCGACTTCGGAGCTCGTCAGCGGATCGACGACGATCAGCCCGCCATCGCCGACGATGATGGTCATGTTCGACACATCAAAGCCGCGCACCTGGTAGACGCGCTCCGAGACGCGGAAGAGACCGCTCAGCGCCAGCAGACGCGCGTGGCGCCAAAGGCTGGGGTTCACCGTCTCTGGCGCATCACCGCGAAGGTAGTTGAAGGAGGCGAAATCCCAGGCGACGCGGCCGTCGGCGGTGCGGATTTGCGGTTGCTCCCACGCGGCGACGAAACCACGCCGCGCGAAATCCTCATCCTCGACATCGGCAAGTGGCAGGGCTTGGGCCGTGGCCGCATTGGCGGCGCGCGTCGCGTCGCTGACTTGCGCCTGGGCGGTTTGGGCGAGCGCAAGCGCCAGCGCGGCAGCGAAGATGATCCGCATGGTTTCCCCCGTGGTTTTGCCGAAGGTGCGACGATGGACGCCGAAGCGCAACGCTCGCCTTAGGTCAACGCATCGCCTCTTCGATGAGAGCGGCCGCGTCCTCCAGGATCGCTTCCTCGGCTGCGCCCTGAATGGGGACGCGCCCTACCTCCAGCATCACGGGCGCGGCGAATGGCGAGACGTGGGCGAGGTCCTTCAAGACGATGCGGCCCTTGACCCGCCGCAACAGCGCGCCGAGCCGGCGGAGATCGAGATAGCCCTCGCCCGCATCGGCAAACGCGGCCTCCAGCAGGAGGTGGTCTGGCTCGTACTGGCGCAGCACGTCGTAGATGAGGTCCGCCGAGAACGTAACTTGGCGCCCGGTTTTCTCGCTGCCAGGCGCGCGGCGTTCGATCATGCCGGCGATGATCGCGCAATTGCGGAACGTGCGTTTCATCAACGCGCTTTCGGCGAGCCAGCTTTCGAGATCATCGCCCAGCATGTCTTCGTCGAACAAGGCGTCCATGTTGACGCCGCCCATTGGCTCCAGGCCCCATACCGCCATCGCGTACTCGCTGGCGAGGAAGCCAAGCGGATGAAGGCCCATGCGTTCGAGGCGGCGCGTGATCAACATGCCAAGCGTTTGGTGCGCGAGCCGACCTTCAAACGGATAAGCGACGAGGTAATGCTTCGGTCCGCGCGGAAAGGTTTCCACCAGCATTTCGTCCGGCGCGGGCACGATTGAACGGCGCTTTTGGATTTTAATCCAGTCGCGCACTTGCGGCGGCAATTGCTTCTGGTGCTTTGGATCATGCAACATTCGCCGCACGCGTTCGGCGAGGAATGTCGAGAGCGGAAACTTGCCGCCGGCGTAAGACGGGATACGCGGGTTTTCCTCCCCGCTCGCGCGGACGGCGAGCACGTCCTCGTCTCGCAGCTCTATGAAACGGAGCATCTCGCCGGCGAAGATGAAGGTGTCGCCTGGCGTCAGGCCCTCGATGAAATATTCCTCGATCTGCCCTAAACGCCGGCCGGGCGTTAGCGGACGGCCTTGCGTTTGCACAACTTGCCCCGGGCGGCGCGCCGCTCTGTGCGCCAGACGAACATTCAGCATTTCCGCTTCGATGATCGCGCCGACATTCATGCGGTGCTGTTGGGCGACGGCGGGGTTGCGCGCGCGCCAGCGGCCAGTTTTTGGATCCTGTATGATGCGGCGATAACGATCGTAGATTTTGAGCGCATAGCCGCCGGTCGCGACAAGATCGATGGCGCGATCGAATTGCGCGCGGGTGAGCGCGGCGTACGGCGCAGTCGAGATCACTTCGGCGTAAAGCTCGTCGGCGTCGAACGGCTCGCCACAAGCGCAGCCCATGATGTGTTGCGCCAGGCATTCGAGCGCGCCGGTGCGTGGCCCGCCGCCGTCCATCGCGCCCTCGCCCACCGCTTCCTGTGCGGCGCGGCACTCAAGCACCTCGAAGCGGTTGCTGGGCGCAAGCAGCGCGCGCGACGGCTCATCCAGCCGGTGATTGGCGCGGCCAATGCGCTGCACTAAGCGGGCGGCGCCCTTAGGCGCGCCAATTTGGATGACGAGATCGACGTCTCCCCAGTCAATGC
It encodes the following:
- a CDS encoding membrane protein produces the protein MIYLPIAEMPVNVLLVLLVSGAVGFVSGLVGVGGGFIMTPSLIFLGVPAPVAVATGASQIAATSFSGIMTQTRRKAVDWRMGILLSVGGVMGSIFGVSLFEQLLAMGQLDLMVSLLYVVFLAIIGSLMLAEGLAIMRGKPLPSIPLLKRPVRGIAHTLPFRVRFPRSGLYISIIPPIVIGFFIGALAAIMGVGGGFALIPAMIYLLRMPTNVVIGTSLFQVLIVTALIVVLQSAATQTVDLLLAALLMLGGVIGAQFGARMGAGLKGEHIRALLGALLLACSLKFLFDLIVTPDELYTLGSR
- a CDS encoding alkyl sulfatase; amino-acid sequence: MRFGVHRRTFGKTTGETMRIIFAAALALALAQTAQAQVSDATRAANAATAQALPLADVEDEDFARRGFVAAWEQPQIRTADGRVAWDFASFNYLRGDAPETVNPSLWRHARLLALSGLFRVSERVYQVRGFDVSNMTIIVGDGGLIVVDPLTSSEVAAAALALARRTIGDLPVRAVIYTHSHADHFGGVRGVVNQADVTAGRVQIIAPEEFMDHSVSENVIAGNAMSRRAIYQFGATLPRTVEGQVTSGIGLAISAGQVTLIPPTHSITHTGETLTLAGVRFDFQLTPNTEAPAEMNFFLPDLGILCLAENANVSMHNVLTPRGALVRDAKAWADYLTQSLRLYGDRTDTMVTSHGWPRFGRERVADFIASHRDAYKYLHDQSVRLMNAGYTGREIAERVRLPEPLASRWFNRGYYGTMMHNSQAVYQRYMGWYDGNPAHLNMLPPEESAQRFVRAMGGAANVLAEGQRAFDAGDYRWAAEVLDKLVFAAPDNAEARTLLARTHRQMAYQAESAIWRNMYLSAAQELERGVFQRDATTQSLDLVAATPTAQVLDLLSIRLIPERLGARRIAFNLVFPERDERFAVTIANGVLVHESGVTISGAPTITAARPVFLQAMATQTMARAVLSGNVRITGNRRSLEGMGELFETPDINFPIVTP
- a CDS encoding helicase domain protein (FIG003033), which produces MARRVFEPYIGKRGRLSARPSATIALMDAAVPALPPAFEAWFARRGWRPRTHQLELLRRSAEGLSTLLIAPTGAGKTLAGFLPSLIELAPRTLEGARRPHRLHTLYISPLKALTTDVARNLDTPVREIGLDLRIESRTGDTPSHKRTRQRAYPPDILLTTPEQLCLLIASEHARAFFEDLRVVIVDEAHALAPTKRGDLLSLALARLRRWAPAHRRVGLSATVADAESLADWLVGFPPPRAGEVSPHRAARADGSPACGGAKGGDEIVVRAAPGAAPIVDVLDSDARIPWAGHTARHAMPELYDAIRRARLALVFVNTRAQAEMTFQELWRINNDGLPIALHHGSLDVGQRRKVEAAMAAGALKAVVCTSTLDLGIDWGDVDLVIQIGAPKGAARLVQRIGRANHRLDEPSRALLAPSNRFEVLECRAAQEAVGEGAMDGGGPRTGALECLAQHIMGCACGEPFDADELYAEVISTAPYAALTRAQFDRAIDLVATGGYALKIYDRYRRIIQDPKTGRWRARNPAVAQQHRMNVGAIIEAEMLNVRLAHRAARRPGQVVQTQGRPLTPGRRLGQIEEYFIEGLTPGDTFIFAGEMLRFIELRDEDVLAVRASGEENPRIPSYAGGKFPLSTFLAERVRRMLHDPKHQKQLPPQVRDWIKIQKRRSIVPAPDEMLVETFPRGPKHYLVAYPFEGRLAHQTLGMLITRRLERMGLHPLGFLASEYAMAVWGLEPMGGVNMDALFDEDMLGDDLESWLAESALMKRTFRNCAIIAGMIERRAPGSEKTGRQVTFSADLIYDVLRQYEPDHLLLEAAFADAGEGYLDLRRLGALLRRVKGRIVLKDLAHVSPFAAPVMLEVGRVPIQGAAEEAILEDAAALIEEAMR
- a CDS encoding ICC-like protein phosphoesterase (FIG006285); amino-acid sequence: MAPVAIVEKCVEVRIAGTMVCALPDGALWLEAARALVVSDLHFEKGSAFAMRGQMLPPYDTRATLARVARLVAEHQPDIVVSLGDSFHDGGGPARMAETERKLLQELISCTDWVWVEGNHDGRAPEILGGAVRDVLHIGPLVLRHEPTGAPGEIAGHLHPCAKVAGRGRSVRRRCFATDGQCLVMPAFGAYTGGLNVCDDAFAPIFPDGVTALVLGKDRVLPAPYARLLPDA
- a CDS encoding transmembrane protein (co-occuring with sulfite exporter TauE/SafE), translated to MIARALAALAFAFCVSASALAQAPQPETTSGGDLPAAVAEEQITVSSDYRGSLITVFGVNPDRRGRGDVVVVVRGPDQPASVMRKRRFLGLWVNGEPVRFSEAPSFFAVMSNRPLRQIASPQAIWSLELDPAASAQLSSAVPPGADPSAYRAALVRLRRAQGLYQELGREGLRMYQGGLFRAVVRLPANAPIAEYHADTYLFRDGRLISSQRVPIRIARVGFERTIHDLATNSSVLYGLLTVLLALAAGALAAYLFRRQ